The Polypterus senegalus isolate Bchr_013 chromosome 9, ASM1683550v1, whole genome shotgun sequence genome includes a window with the following:
- the LOC120535837 gene encoding apolipoprotein A-IV-like, with product MEKMFVKFGFCFLSLALTTGYPAYHNPEVVDRDDFRGYFSDLSNQAEEKNDKTPSSEIFKTEDGVWKSSLENLNLYKEHIHQRLTPFTIELHNKLILDSDKLRAQISKELRELQEKLFPYVDNVHQKISQNVVEIQDHLAPYVSKLNNIINQNGEDICKQFSLYTKELESTLQEEYHTTFPDNNEVLLGIFQIMENSYLRVNPVFEEFKEKAKQVFAEAREHVIFSNEDDHKEVERHTDELLHQLLENLEDLKSNVQRGMSTTYMFASEVNIKSRHSSGQPNSIYNDGVLRQKREKITEFCENYSKYTEQFRQRIEENFNELKYGRSPYFTKAKENIHALQGDFSAKLSSLLDDIHQNLN from the exons gATATCCAGCTTACCACAACCCTGAAGTGGTTGACAGGGATGATTTTCGGGGTTATTTTAGTGACCTGAGTAAccaggctgaagagaaaaatgataAGACTCCATCTTCAGAAATATTTAAGACAGAAGA TGGTGTGTGGAAATCAAGCCTTGAAAACCTAAATCTGTACAAGGAGCATATCCATCAAAGGCTGACACCATTCACTATTGAGCTCCACAACAAGCTGATTTTAGACTCTGACAAGCTGCGTGCACAAATATCCAAGGAACTACGTGAACTTCAAGAGAAATTGTTTCCGTATGTTGATAATGTTCACcagaaaatatcacaaaatgtTGTTGAAATCCAGGATCATCTTGCACCATATGTTAGTAAACTGAACAATATTATAAACCAGAATGGTGAAGACATTTGCAAGCAGTTCAGCCTCTACACCAAGGAACTGGAGAGCACATTGCAAGAAGAATACCACACAACATTCCCTGACAACAATGAGGTTCTCCTGGggatttttcaaataatggagaACAGCTATCTAAGAGTAAATCCTGTTTTTGAAGAGTTTAAGGAGAAAGCCAAACAGGTTTTTGCAGAAGCAAGAGAACATGTCATTTTCAGCAATGAGGATGATCATAAAGAAGTTGAAAGACATACTGATGAGTTGCTTCACCAGCTTCTGGAAAACTTGGAAGATCTAAAATCGAATGTTCAGAGAGGAATGTCAACTACATATATGTTTGCTTCGGAAGTCAATATAAAAAGCAGACATAGTTCTGGTCAGCCTAACAGCATTTACAATGATGGTGTTCTCAGGCAGAAAAGGGAGAAAATAACCGAGTTCTGTGAAAATTACTCAAAATATACAGAGCAGTTCAGGCAGAGGATTGAGGAAAACTTTAATGAGTTGAAATATGGCAGATCCCCTTATTTTACTaaagcaaaggaaaacatacatgcctTACAAGGAGATTTTTCAGCAAAGCTGAGTTCCTTATTAGATGACATCCACCAAAACCTAAACTGA